From Medicago truncatula cultivar Jemalong A17 chromosome 7, MtrunA17r5.0-ANR, whole genome shotgun sequence, a single genomic window includes:
- the LOC11433103 gene encoding rhicadhesin receptor has translation MMKIIAVLLLLVLTTTVTADPDNLQDLCVADLASAILVNGFTCKPASNVTAADFSTNVLAKPGATNNTFGSLVTLANVQKIPGLNTLGVSLARIDYAVGGLNPPHTHPRATEIVYVLEGQLDVGFITTANVLISKTIVKGETFVFPKGLVHFQKNSGYVPAAVIAGFNSQLQGTVNIPLTLFASTPPVPDNILTQAFQIGTKEVQKIKSRLAPK, from the exons atgatgaagatcatcgcagTGTTGCTGCTTCTGGTGTTAACCACCACTGTCACTGCTGATCCCGATAATCTTCAAGACCTCTGTGTTGCAGACCTTGCTTCTG CGATTCTAGTGAATGGATTCACATGCAAACCAGCTTCGAATGTAACCGCAGCTGATTTCTCCACCAACGTACTAGCCAAACCAGGAGCCACAAACAACACATTTGGTTCCTTAGTAACCTTAGCCAATGTTCAGAAAATCCCAGGACTCAACACACTTGGTGTGTCATTGGCACGTATTGACTATGCTGTAGGTGGACTGAACCCACCTCACACTCACCCACGTGCAACTGAGATTGTTTATGTTCTTGAAGGTCAATTAGATGTTGGGTTCATAACAACAGCTAATGTTTTGATATCAAAGACTATTGTTAAGGGTGAAACATTTGTGTTTCCTAAAGGATTGGTTCATTTCCAAAAGAACAGTGGTTATGTACCTGCTGCAGTGATTGCAGGATTCAATAGTCAATTGCAAGGAACAGTGAATATTCCTCTTACTTTGTTTGCTTCTACACCACCTGTTCCAGATAATATTTTGACTCAAGCATTCCAAATTGGTACCAAGGAAGTTCAGAAAATCAAGTCTAGGCTTGCACCCAAGTAG